The following are encoded in a window of Ranitomeya variabilis isolate aRanVar5 chromosome 6, aRanVar5.hap1, whole genome shotgun sequence genomic DNA:
- the LOC143783364 gene encoding uncharacterized protein LOC143783364, with the protein MPMTCPNCHRVTTILAKHLRRRCENVVPFLENRGFLVLNKTTARTVRDVETQTPSTSTEQAPTEGSPAPMDDGQDRECNFQESLRMLQQSPTVSPYGVAGSPPPMDPEDFGDRWENDEPIGSIQVGEICVSQSCDSNIGDPVEASEDVSADIPTCADPGQAPADIPTCVGPGQAPVHLAEETDDSSAMENEDEEGPSTLDSRTQKILQTKWSTDVRKKMKTAGLYKRHSLTHPILQRFADYLQNTLRVQNYKQEVENVARFLYFMDPVQVTLNFVLDIERAISFFNKLQDLKLASQTIFNYLKHLKRFIHHQLRATNLAHENRELYNSFKIFKGVTKDLQTSLSKGISKEVVGKRYKALNTLTMTAAEAQKILDVAKLDFLKCLRKIRAGSKVKEQQLQILNYLECLLVLKHGQRPGVVQHTTKLLSGRRGFSISIKEKPLWSSGQGTQDFNTTSGQLCVDSNRRRVVQCAFYTCATCTEQYRKSGRSIFFLSTKGNAIYNVTNDMNHSQHLQGCRTEHQWKNRPGS; encoded by the exons ATGCCCATGACCTGTCCCAACTGCCACAGAGTAACAACCATACTCGCCAAACATCTCAGGCGGCGGTGTG AGAACGTGGTTCCTTTCCTGGAGAATAGAGGATTCCTTGTGTTAAACAAGACAACGGCCAG GACTGTCCGAGATGTAGAGACACAGACACCTTCCACCAGTACTGAGCAAGCACCTACGGAGGGATCTCCAGCCCCTATGGATGACGGGCAGGATAGAGAATGCAATTTCCAAGAGAGCTTGAG GATGCTCCAACAGTCGCCAACTGTCAGTCCCTACGGTGTGGCGGGATCTCCACCCCCTATGGACCCTGAAGACTTTGGTGACAGATGGGAGAATGACGAGCCTATCGGAAGTATCCAAGTCGGAGAGATTTGCGTGAG CCAATCCTGTGACAGCAACATTGGTGATCCAGTCGAGGCTTCTGAAGATGTGTCTGCGGACATACCTACCTGTGCGGACCCGGGACAAGCACCTGCAGACATACCTACCTGTGTGGGCCCGGGACAAGCACCTGTGCATCTCGCAGAAGAAACGGATGACTCTTCAGCAATGGAAAATGAGGATGAAGAGGGACCCAGTACCTTGGATTCGCGAACCCAAAA AATTCTGCAGACAAAATGGTCAACTGATGTCAGGAAAAAGATGAAGACTGCAGGTCTTTATAAGCGTCATTCGCTAACTCATCCTATCTTGCAAAGGTTTGCTGATTATTTACAAAATACTTTGCGTGTTCAAAACTACAAGCAAGAAGTTGAGAACGTCGCAAGATTCCTTTACTTTATGGACCCAGTGCAGGTGACCTTGAACTTTGTGCTGGACATCGAGAGGGCTATCTCATTTTTTAACAAGCTACAAGATTTGAAGCTCGCATCCCAGACAATATTTAACTACTTGAAGCATCTGAAGAGGTTCATACACCATCAACTCAGGGCAACCAATCTGGCGCATGAGAACAGGGAATTGTATAATTCCTTCAAAATATTCAAAGGGGTGACAAAAGACCTACAGACTAGCCTGTCCAAAGGGATTTCAAAGGAGGTTGTTGGCAAAAG ATATAAAGCATTGAATACTTTAACAATGACCGCAGCGGAGGCTCAGAAAATTCTGGATGTCGCCAAACTGGATTTTTTGAAGTGTCTCAGAAAGATTCGTGCAGGGAGCAAAGTTAAAGAACAACAACTGCAAATCCTTAATTACCTGGAGTGCCTCCTAGTGCTGAAGCACGGACAAAGACCAGGAGTAGTACAACATACGACTAA GTTATTGAGTGGAAGGAGAGGATTCAGCATCAGTATAAAGGAGAAGCCTTTGTGGTCATCGGGTCAAGGAACACAAGACTTCAACACAACAAGTGGCCAGCTTTGTGTTGACTCCAACCGAAGAAGAG TGGTTCAATGTGCATTTTACACATGTGCGACCTGTACTGAGCAGTACCGAAAATCCggaagatccattttttttttgtccactAAAGGGAATGCGATTTACAACGTAACCAATGATATGAACCACAGCCAGCACCTCCAG GGCTGCAGAACAGAGCACCAGTGGAAGAATAGACCAGGCAGCTGA